Proteins encoded in a region of the Zea mays cultivar B73 chromosome 4, Zm-B73-REFERENCE-NAM-5.0, whole genome shotgun sequence genome:
- the LOC103654010 gene encoding rho GDP-dissociation inhibitor 1 — protein MSSAVEPVSCSKVDVPAAGPDPEDAAAPAGHGEAAPCCHEEEEEEEEEKAPQAIDLGPMVSIKEQLEKDKDDESLRRWKEQLLGGVDLNSVGETLEPDVRITSLSILSPGRRDIVLPLPVDATKGVWFTLKEGSPYRLKFTFSVSSNIVSGLRYTNTVWKTGLKVDRAKEMLGTFSPQPEPYTYVTPEDTTPSGMFARGSYSARTKFLDDDRKCYLEINYAFDIRREWPSAS, from the exons ATGTCGTCGGCGGTGGAGCCCGTCTCCTGCTCCAAGGTCGACGTCCCCGCCGCCGGCCCGGATCCGGAGGACGCAGCGGCGCCCGCGGGGCACGGCGAGGCGGCTCCGTGTTGccacgaggaggaggaggaggaggaggaggagaaggcCCCCCAGGCCATCGACCTCGGCCCCATGGTCAGCATCAAGGAGCAGCTCGAGAAGGACAAG GACGACGAGAGCCTGCGGCGATGGAAGGAGCAGCTCCTCGGCGGCGTGGACTTGAATTCCGTGGGAG AGACGCTGGAGCCGGACGTGAGGATAACGAGCCTGTCCATCCTGTCGCCCGGGCGGCGCGACATCGTCCTGCCGCTGCCGGTGGACGCCACCAAGGGCGTGTGGTTCACGCTCAAGGAAGGCTCCCCGTACCGGCTCAAGTTCACCTTCTCCGTCAGCAGCAACATCGTCTCCGGCCTGCGCTACACCAACACCGTCTGGAAGACAGGCCTCAAAG TTGACAGAGCCAAGGAGATGCTCGGCACGTTCAGCCCCCAGCCGGAGCCCTACACGTACGTGACGCCGGAGGACACCACCCCGTCGGGAATGTTCGCCCGGGGGTCCTACTCCGCCAGGACGAAG TTCCTCGACGACGACCGGAAGTGCTACCTGGAGATCAACTACGCCTTCGACATCCGCCGGGAGTGGCCGTCGGCGAGCTGA